The Pan paniscus chromosome 17, NHGRI_mPanPan1-v2.0_pri, whole genome shotgun sequence genomic interval GGCTGCTCAACCTGTGCAAGTGGCCCTCTGTGCTACGAGCAACCGTGGCTACCTGTGCCACCGTCTTGTGGGGCCTGCTCATGCATGGATCTTTCCACGATCACACGGAACATGTTTTCAGGACAGATGTGGGTGGTGAGCTGGtaagatttatttttactgtGGTCTCAGAATAGTTCAGATTTCTGCAAAAAGATCTGTGATCACCTCAAGCCATGCTGCTGTGTTTAGTGATGAACTTTCCATCTGCCCAAGGCTGGGGCttaacacaaaataaatacagCTAGTCAATGTAAGGCCTGGGATCACAGACCAAGGGTGGTGTTGTGGTTGTACTGTGGGGAACCCTAACCCTAAGTGGTCCCGAATGACAAAGCTTTGTCTGTCTCTTATTCCCTGTCCAACACAGGTCAGAGTGGGCTCTGCCCAGGATGGTCACTCAGGAACCTGGACGGGTGGACAGGAGGGATCGGGGGGGCTGCCCacgtgggaggcagagcaggAGGGCTGGCACTGGCACATGACGCTTCCACTCGGGGGTGACACACTGTGCTCATTCTTATGGCTAGAGCAAGTCCCACGTTCACAGCTTCAAGAGGGCAGGAAGAAGTAAAGCAAAAATATTGTCAACAGTGAGGTCTGTACCAGGCACTAGCAGGGCTACTGTGCGTGCCCCGTGGAGTTTATCTTTGGAAACTCCAAAGGTGTGGCCGGTGGTAGAAGCCATCAGGTGTGATGGGTCACAGCAGAAAAGGGCCCATCCCTTCCATGCAGGGCTGGCTGTTGGCACCCCAGCTCCCACCCAGCACCCCTGGCTTTGTCCGGAGGCCTTTTGGGGCTGTTTGTTCCCCTACAAGGTTGGGGAACCCTAGCCCAGGACCTGACTTGGGAAAATGCAAGATCCTGTGGGAGTCTAAAAGGTGGCTGCGGATGGAGGAGGGGCTTTTGTTTGTACTGCATTGCCTTCCAGCTAGCAACAGTTTTGGCTGCCCCCCTTAAAGCCTCCATTTAAAGAAGAGCCCTTTCCTCTCTTGTTTTCGTGAACTGAAGTGGGGAGGAGTTCACCCCAGGGAGAGACCAGTGACCCAAGTAGCCATTGTAACCATACAAAGTAACTTACGTCATTTATGCACATGGCTAGAGAGATGAAGACACACGTTTAGTATTTTATTATGAATCATTATTTCAAAGTCCCATACTGCATATTCATATAAGGCAACACGGCACAATTTCAGGCTTCATCACAAAGGatgaaaaagactgtttctaacTCCCTCCTAATTTGCAGACATGCTTGAACACTTAATGGAAGGTGAAGTTTATTTTGTGGCCCCTCAGTTCTCTTTCAAGTCCTCTAGTAGAAAGTCTCCATGGTGTGATCTTCTGACTGGGTAGAACCCGCAATTCTCTGCTGTTTTAGTCTTTGTTCCAGATGACTAATTACATGACTTGGCTGCATTTGTGAGGGGCCGACACCAACACAATTAAACCAGTGCACCATTCAGGGCCATGGGGTAGGAGGCACCAGGGTTCAAGAAGGAACTTGCGTGTTGTAGGATCTGAGCTGGGGCGGCTCTATTCCGACTATCCATCGatctcctcttcctcatcctcaAAAGCTTCCTCCCCATCATTGGCGGTGGCATCCTGGTACTGCTGGTACTCGGATACCAGGTCGTTCATGTTGCTCTCGGCCTCGGTGAACTCCATCTCATCCATGCCCTCACCCGTGAACCAGTGCAGGAAGGCCTTGCGCCGGAACATGGCTGAGAACTGCTCGGAGATGCGCTTGAACAGCTCCTGGATGGCCGTGCTGTTGCCGATGAAGGTGGAGGCCATCTTCAGGCCGCGGGGCGGGATGTCGCACACGGCCACCTTCACGTTGTTGGGAATCCACTCCACGAAGTAGCTGCTGTTCTTACTCTGGATGGCCAGCATCTGCTCGTCCACCTCCTTCATGGACATGGGCCCGCGGAACACGGTGGCCACGGTCAGGTAGCGGCCATGGCGCGGGTCGCAGGCGGCCATCATGTTCCTGGCGTCGAACATCTGCTGGGTGAGCTCGGGCACGGTCAGGGCCCGGTACTGCTGGCTGCCGCGGCTGGTGAGCGGCGCGAAGCCAGGCATGAAGAAGTGCAGGCGCGGGAAGGGCACCATGTTCACCGCCAGCTTGCGCAGGTCAGCATTGAGCTGGCCCGGGAAGCGCAGCGAGGTGGTGACCCCACTCATGGTGGCGGACACCAGGTGGTTGAGGTCCCCGTAGGTGGGCGTTGTCAGCTTCAGAGTGCGGAAGCAGATGTCATAGAGCGCCTCGTTGTCGATGCAGTAGGTCTCGTCTGTATTCTCCACCAGCTGGTGCACCGACAGTGTGGCATTGTAGGGCTCCACCACCGTGTCCGACACCTTGGGCGAGGGCATGACGCTGAAGGTGTTCATGATGCGGTCCGGGAACTCCTCACGGATCTTGCTGATGAGCAGCGTGCCCATGCCTGAGCCCGTGCCGCCGCCCAGCGAGTGCGTGAGCTGGAAGCCCTGCAGGCAGTCGCAGTGCTCGCACTCCTTCCGCACCACGTCCAGCACTGCGTCCACCAGCTCCGCGCCCTCCGTGTAGTGCCCTTTCGCCCAGTTGTTCCCTGCACCCGTCTGGCCTGCAACAAAGAGAGTCCCGTGCCGTTTAAACAGGAAAGGGCTGCGCCATCACCATGCTTGGTCACCGACAAGGAGGGTGTGAAGTGATTCCATGATGTGCTGTTAGCCAAAGGGAAGGGCCGGGgaaacaggcacccaccaacggTGCAGCTGAGCAGAGGCACTGGTACGTTTTTAGGCAAGTCAAAGTAGCTACTGGTCAATTTTAAAGATGTATATACATTTTGACCTGGTTGTTCCATGTTAAAGAGGTAATTCTTGCACATGGTAGAATTCAAAGGGAACAAAAggtatacattaaaaaaattagttactggccgggcgccgtggctcatgcctgtaatcccagcactttgggaggccgaggcgggtggatcacttgaagtcaggagttagagaccagcctgggcaacatgcggaaaccccatctctactgaaaatacaaaaatcagccgggcgtggtggtggggagcctgtagtcccagctacttgggaggctgaggcaggagaattgcttgaacctgggacctgggaggtggaggttctagtgcgctgagatggtgccactgcactccagcttgggcgtcAGAATGGGACtacagctcaaaaaaaaaaaaaaaagttctctccTTTGGGCTTTCTGAATCTTATACTGTACTATGtataagtattttcttttctttctttattttattttttttttttggagacgcagtctcactctgtcgcccaggctggagtgcagtggcgcaatctcggctcattgcaagctccgcctcctgggttcacgccattctcctgcctcagcctcctgtgtagccgggactacaggcgcctgccaccactcccggctaatatttttgtatttttagtagagacggggtttcaccgtgttaaccaggatagtctcgaactcctgaccttgtgatccgcccgcctcggctccccaaagtgctgggattacaggcgtaagccaccgcgcccggcccaagtattttatttttaaaacttgacaCTTTTTCATGTTAATGGAGCCCCTCATTCATCATCCAGAATTACTGTTGCAAAATGTTTGCAGAACCAATTATTTATTCTGCCCCTATAATTAAATACTAAGCACAGGAAGTAATTCCTGCCCTCAAATTGTTTCCAGGCCAGTTGAGAAAAGGAGCTTAATATGTCTGAAAGACTTCTGTATTTTATGCAGAGTTCAAGTAACAAGAAAGAGACCTAGTCTGTTTTCTGCAtaatggtgcttttttttttgagacggagtcttgctttgccacccaggctggaggtgcagtggtgcgatctcggctcactgcaagctccgcctcccgggttcacaccattctcctgcctcagcctccccagtagctgtgactacaagcacccaccaccacacctggctaattttttgtattttttagtagagatggggtttcaccatgttagccaggatggtctccatctcctgacttcgtgatccacccacctcggcctcccaaagtgctgggattacaggtgtgagccaccgggccagCCCCATAATGGTGCATTTTTGCCAGACAGGCTTATGTATATCTTACTTTAcctaaaaaaatttgaaagattggctcttaaatttaaaatcctatttttcattttatctcattttaaaatggattATTTCACTagcagaagcatttttttttcccacctgTAAAAATTACACAGGTTTGTATGTCCATATAAACAGATGCACGTAGGAGTGGGAggaactaatttttgtttttggttttctgggcACTACGAGTTTCATATAATGCAATGGCTTTCATAcattgctgtgaacatttgtatttatttatttagagacaaggtctcgctctgtcacccagggtggcgTACACTGGCACCACcctagctgactgcagccttgaactcctgggcttaagtgattctcccacttcaacctcttgagtagcagggactacaggcacatgccactacacttggctaatgaACATTTGAAAAAACTAGATACTAGATacctcatttattttaaagttaacatctattatttttcataaatcaaATAGTTGcatatgatataattttaatttctggaaACAATATAATCACTTTAAAAAACTCTTCTTCTGTTAAATGTATtgatagaatatatttaaaaatcagaaataattcCAATCAGTTGaagttgattctttttaatttcctGTGATTACAAAGTATTAAATAatgttatctatctatctatctatttttttcctattaattcATTTATCCAAGGGTGAATATTAAATACTGCCAGAAAGGGCCAAGGCTTGGGATCAATTCTATTCCtcttaatttttacatatatgagAAATCTTGTCCACAGATACATGTAAATGGGAATGAATTATGTTCTACAATGTCATTCAGTTCTTTGATTGTCTTCAGAGTTACACCCCAAAAATCAAATAGtgagctattatcaaaaagtattttcaagcctgggcaacatggcaaaaccccacctctactaaaaatacaaaaattagctgggtctggtagtgcatgcctgtagtcccagctactcgggaggctgaggtggaaggatcacttaagcatagaagatagaggttgcagtgagccaagattgtgctacagcactccagcctgggtgacagagcaagaccctgtctcaaaaaaaaaaaaaaaaagtattttcaatcATCTGTCACTTAACaactcaattttgtttatttatttatttatttattttgagatggagtctcactctgtcgcccaggctaaagtgcagtggcatggtattgtctcactgcaacctccacctcctgggttcaagcaattctgcttcagccccctgagaagctgggattacagttgctgccaccacacccggctaatttttgtattttttagtagagagagggtttcaccacgttggccaggctggtcttgaactcctgacctcaagtgatccgcccacctctgcctcccaaagtgctgggattacaggcgtgagccaccgcacctggccaacaacTCAATGTTGAAGAAAGCAGAATTGGAAACGACCTAACTTGCAGGTCATGACATTTTACATCAGtcattcttttcttgtttctgaATGTAAACCAGAAAGGCTTAACCAAGACTTACTAAATACACTCTCACTCTTTCACTTTAAGGCAATTTATTTCAGTATACTTAGAGTTGGGAAAATTGAAATACTAATTTCTAATATGACTttgtcaatttaatttttaataaaatgttttaaatatttattttcatgaaattttGGGCTGCAGATTTAACTAATTCAAGTCATAAAAACTTGCATTGCATTATACAGACCTCTCCCCACTTACTCCAACTTGACTTTTGTCTACACACGGCTGGTGGCAACAATTCACAACCACTGCCAAAGACCAGCCTCTCTGGTTTCACGTGGGCAGGTCCATCCCTGATGCTGCACTCACCCTGGGGGCACTGAATATGAAGCAGTGAAACCACCAAGGCTGCCTCTGTGAGCTGCCAAGTGCTACATCGGGTAAGCAAGCTGCCTTTCACTTGTCGATCTTTAATTAGTGGACAAGGGGCTCCCATGCAATTTGGGACACGGGCCTGCTCACAATGAGGTCTACTGATGGCACCCCTGGATTCTGCAGTACATAGCAAGTGCAGCCTTACACAGTGGCTCTACTCTTGGGGGGGATGAAGCATTTATCAGTGCTAAACACTGTAGGTGTTCagtgcaagaaaaaacaaattctgtgATTCTTCATTAAGTGTATTGAACTTAATGTTAAAATGTATGTACTGGACTGTTAATAACTCATATCACATATAAAGGATACCCTCCTTAAATATCTAAAGAAGTcctcaaatcagtaagaaaaacaaCAGCCAGTAGGAAAACAGGCAAAGGCTATAAACATACAGCTCACAGGAAAGGAAATTCCAATAGCTTAGGTACTGGAAATAATGCTAAACCCTTCTCATAagggaaaggcaaattaaaacaaggAGATTCTGTTTTTCTGCTGTGAAACTGACAGAGATCCAAACACCTGAGTTGCACTGCTGAGGGTTTGGGGAAGGCCACTTCCCACGGGAGCTGCTGGAGATAGCAAGGGCAGTGGGCTGTAGAACAGCTGAGCTACAGCTATCAAAATTATCCCCCTAGACACAGCAATTACACTTCTGTAAGTTTTTCTGGATAGACCCATACATGTGCAAAATGACATAtatacaaatgtttactgaggaacagtttataataataaaaaggggaACAACCCAAATACCTATTAACTGAAGACTGGTTAAATCCATGGCGGTACCTCTGCAGAGGATACTATCAGCCATCAACAGGAATGAGGCAGCCATACTTGTGAAATGGAAAGATCTTCAAAATACGTTGCTGGGGAGCCAGGGAGGGACACCAGGGTACTGAACAGTGTATACAGCTGGCTCCattgtatgtgtgtgaatatatgtgtcTGCCTGAACATACCTGAAAGGACATTCAAGAATCTTAACACTAGTTTGGGGTAGGAAGGAGATCAACTTTTCACTATATACCCTTTTGTTCCTTTTAAGTCCTAAACCATGAAAATGTTTTACCTAGCTAggtagcaaaatgaaaaaaaaaacattactttattaaaacatttacaaTGCAATTAAGAAAGCACAGGTTGTCTTTGAAGGATGGGGTCCTAAGAGAGTTCATTTCTAGCTTTATGACATTTTAactaaaacatgtattttatgaTAATCAAGTGAAGattaaagtataaaaaaggaatttattattattattattattttagaaatggggtcttccactgctacccaggctggagtgcagtggtgcaatcatagccactgcagcctccaactcctgggctcaagggatcctcctgcctcagcctcctgagtagctgggacaattaaaaaaacatttttttggctgggcacggtggctcacgcttgtaatcttagcactttgggaggccgaggcgggtggatcacgaggtcaggagattgagaccatcctcgctaacatggtgaaaccccgtctctactaaaaatacaaaaaaaattagcatggcgtggtggcgggcgcctgtagtcccagctactcgggaggctgaggcaggagaatggcgtgaacccgggaggcggagcttgcagtgagccaagatcgcaccactgcactccaccctgggtgaagagcgagactccgtcaaaaaaaagaaaaattttgtagagagggtctccttatgttgtccATGTTGGTCTTAAACTtttgaactcaagtgatcatcctgtcttggcctcccaaagtgctgggattgcaggtgtgaaccccTGAGCCCAGCTCTTCTTTaacgaaaaattttaaaatgtcatcagtAAGTGGGAAGTTACTAAATGATGACATATACAATGGTAGGCACTGTGACTGTCATGGAGGATGTCTGAGATACATTAATGAATTTTTCAAAAGGCTGCAAAATGGTGTGTGTAGCAGGATCCCATTTTCCCCAAACAAAATCAGCTCTGTGTGCTTGCCTAGgtgcacatggacacagaaaaatgtcagcagggccgggcgcggtggctcacacctgtaatcccagtacttttgggaggccgagacaggtggatcacctgaggtcaggagtttgagaccagcctggccaatatggggaaaccccgtctctactaaaaatacaaaaaattagctgggtgtggtggcgggtgcctgtaat includes:
- the TUBB6 gene encoding tubulin beta-6 chain isoform X4; its protein translation is MAASFLLMADSILCRGTAMDLTSLQLIGQTGAGNNWAKGHYTEGAELVDAVLDVVRKECEHCDCLQGFQLTHSLGGGTGSGMGTLLISKIREEFPDRIMNTFSVMPSPKVSDTVVEPYNATLSVHQLVENTDETYCIDNEALYDICFRTLKLTTPTYGDLNHLVSATMSGVTTSLRFPGQLNADLRKLAVNMVPFPRLHFFMPGFAPLTSRGSQQYRALTVPELTQQMFDARNMMAACDPRHGRYLTVATVFRGPMSMKEVDEQMLAIQSKNSSYFVEWIPNNVKVAVCDIPPRGLKMASTFIGNSTAIQELFKRISEQFSAMFRRKAFLHWFTGEGMDEMEFTEAESNMNDLVSEYQQYQDATANDGEEAFEDEEEEIDG
- the TUBB6 gene encoding tubulin beta-6 chain isoform X1 gives rise to the protein MREIVHIQAGQCGNQIGTKFWEVISDEHGIDPAGGYVGDSALQLERINVYYNESSSQKYVPRAALVDLEPGTMDSVRSGPFGQLFRPDNFIFGQTGAGNNWAKGHYTEGAELVDAVLDVVRKECEHCDCLQGFQLTHSLGGGTGSGMGTLLISKIREEFPDRIMNTFSVMPSPKVSDTVVEPYNATLSVHQLVENTDETYCIDNEALYDICFRTLKLTTPTYGDLNHLVSATMSGVTTSLRFPGQLNADLRKLAVNMVPFPRLHFFMPGFAPLTSRGSQQYRALTVPELTQQMFDARNMMAACDPRHGRYLTVATVFRGPMSMKEVDEQMLAIQSKNSSYFVEWIPNNVKVAVCDIPPRGLKMASTFIGNSTAIQELFKRISEQFSAMFRRKAFLHWFTGEGMDEMEFTEAESNMNDLVSEYQQYQDATANDGEEAFEDEEEEIDG
- the TUBB6 gene encoding tubulin beta-6 chain isoform X2, whose amino-acid sequence is MDSVRSGPFGQLFRPDNFIFGQTGAGNNWAKGHYTEGAELVDAVLDVVRKECEHCDCLQGFQLTHSLGGGTGSGMGTLLISKIREEFPDRIMNTFSVMPSPKVSDTVVEPYNATLSVHQLVENTDETYCIDNEALYDICFRTLKLTTPTYGDLNHLVSATMSGVTTSLRFPGQLNADLRKLAVNMVPFPRLHFFMPGFAPLTSRGSQQYRALTVPELTQQMFDARNMMAACDPRHGRYLTVATVFRGPMSMKEVDEQMLAIQSKNSSYFVEWIPNNVKVAVCDIPPRGLKMASTFIGNSTAIQELFKRISEQFSAMFRRKAFLHWFTGEGMDEMEFTEAESNMNDLVSEYQQYQDATANDGEEAFEDEEEEIDG